The genomic stretch TTATGAATCCGACGCTCTAACCAACTGAGCTACCCCGCCATCGACACCCGGAATGAAGTGCTTCCCGAAGGAGCCTCCCTTCCAAATGCGGGGGCAAAGGTAAAACCTTTTCTTGAAATGAAAAAATTTTATCGGACAAAAAAACGCATACACCCATGAAAAAATATCCGCACCGGGTGATTAACGATTTTTTATACGGCAATTCACAGAGAGAACAAGAAAGTTCGTAAGGAAATCATTATCTTTGTATGATAATAAAAACAACTCTTATGAAAAAGTCTGTAAAAACCATCTGTTTATTACTGGTTCTTCTCGGAATATCCACCCAGTCGCGCGCCGTCGATTTCAACTGGGGCGTCAAAGGCGGCATCAACCTCTCGGGCAGCAATTACAAGGGATTGGCCGAAAACATCAAATATGACAACGATTGCGGATTCTTTGTAGGACCCATGGCCGAAATCAGCTTTCCGCTGGGTCTTTCCATCGATGGCTCGTTGCTCTATCTGCAACGCCGCACCCACTTCACCAATACGGCCGATTATGCTTCGGTCAACTATTTCAGACACTCGCTCGACATTCCCCTGTATCTGAAATTCACCTTCAACCCTTTGAAAATATTCGGCATCTATGCCGGTGTAGGCCCCTCATTCACGTTCGACTTCAAGAACGACAACCTTACCAACAAACTCTATGGTCTTGTCGGCGAGGAGAACTCCCAGCCCAACGGAGCCCGACTCATCAATAACGAAAGTACGGTAAGCATGAACTTCACGGCCGGAGTCGTTCTGTTCAAGCACCTGCGTGCCGGCATCAACTATCGCCTTCCGTTCGGCGGCACGGCAAAAGAGACGTTCACCGAAGGGTGGAACGACATTCTCGCCAATGATTTCAGCAGCAAAAGCAACATGTGGCAACTGGTATTCAGCGTCACATTCTGATAACCCCTCATCACATACCCGAAAACCCGCTCAACATGAAACGACTCCGTCATCTCTGCCTCTGCCTCACAGCCTTGTGCATCGGCACGCAACTATCAGCACAGGAAAAAACCCTCTATCTCGAAATAGGGAACCCTTGGGAACAAGACAAAACCGACTATCCGGTAGTCGTAAAAACGGCCGACCTCAAATGCAATTTTCCCATAGCCTCGGCCACGGTGTATGACGGCGAACAGGAAATCGCCTCTCAGACCGACGACCTCGACCGCGACGGCGTCGGTGACGAAATCGCCTTCCTCATCGACATGCCCGCCGGCGCCACCAAACAGTTGCGACTCGTCGTGTCGAGCCAGGAAGCCGCACCCGACCGTTACCCCGCCCGCGTGTATGCCGACATGAAAATCTACGACAAAAGCAACAAACGCAACAAGCACCCCAAAATCAACTCCCTGAGCGTCCCGGGAACCTCCAAGGTATACAGCAACCTCTACCACCACGGGCCCGCATTTGAGTCGGAACTGGTTGCCTACCGCATCTATTTCGACCAAAAACAGACCATCGACATCTACGGCAAATTCAACAAAGGCTTTGAAGTAGAGGCCAGCGGCTGGTACCCCGACGACAAACAACTCGCCCAGGGATTCGGCGACGACGTGCTCTTGGTAAGCGGAAGTTGCGGTGTAGGAGCCCTCAAAGGCTGGGACGCCAAAAAACAAAAGGCGATACACATTGAGCCCGTTGCCGAGCGCACCGCCACCATATTGGCCTACGGCCCCGTGCGCACCGTGTGCCAAATGGCCGTCCGCGACTGGAAATATGGCGACAGCCGCCTCAACATGACCTGTCGCTACACCCTCTATGGCGGACACCGCGACGCACAAGTCGATGTCATCTTTGACAAGCCGTTGAACGAAGAAATTTTCTGCACCGGCGTGCAAAACGTCAAAGGCTCTCAATCATACAGCGACCACGAAGGTCTTGTAGGCTGCTGGGGAACCCACTGGCCGGTGAACGACACCGTGAAATATGCCAAGGAAACCGTGGGTCTCGGCGCTTACCTCCCGCAGAAATACATCGTCAGCGAAATCAACGACAAGGTCAACTACCTCTATCAGGTACACGCGCCGAAACAGACCGTGATGACCTACTACATCACCTTTACGTCGATGAAAGAGACCTTCGGATACAAGACACCCGAAGCTTGGTTCGAGCACCTGCAAACCTGGAAAACGGCTCTCGACCGTCCCTGCACCATTAAAATAAAGAAGAAATAACGCCACACACCTCATATAAGACAGGCGGGAGCCAAAATAATTTTGCTCCCGCCCGTCCTTTTACCCCGGCAGCCGCTACAAACAATCATTTACATACGATTGCACATCGGTGTGAAGAAGCGAAGTCGTCGCCAGCACATCATAGCCATTGACTCCGGGGAAATCCACGCCGGCAACCCCGTCAAACCACGCCTTTCCCGCAAAATCGGTAACCACACCGCCGGCCTCCTGCAAGATGAGGATACCGGCAGCCACGTCCCACACATGCAGGGAAGGCTCGATGTAGGCATCACAACGTCCGGCTGCCACACCGCAAATGTCCATGGCCGCCGAACCGGCAATACGCACCGCACCCACATGCCCATAAAAACGGGCCATGAGCGACGTCATCAATGCTCCGAAACGCTCGGCATCATAAGGCAGCCCGAGATGGACATAGGCCGCCTCCACATCATCGATGGAAGAAACCGACAGGCGCACGCCGTTGAGATAAGCCCCTCCGCCCTTCCAGGCACAAAAGCACTCATCACGATTAGGCTCATAGACCACCCCCAACAGCAAGCCGGCACCACGCCCGTAAAGGGCGATGCTCACGGCATAGGGCGACTGGTTATGAAGATAATTGGTCGTGCCGTCGAGCGGGTCGACAATCCACAAGCAAGGCTCCCCGGCATGCGAAGCCGTCGCTTCCTCGGTGATAAAACCCGAGCCGGGCAGCAACGCCGACAACGAAGCAACCAACAGACGCTCTGTCTCACGGTCGACATACGACACATAATCGTGCAAGCCCTTCTCCTCAACCCGCGACGGGTCAAAGACCTGACGTTCCTGCAACATAAATCGTCCCGCCTGACGGGCAGCCTCGGCCACCTTCTGCGTGAGATCGGCCAGCATGGCCACATCATAATTTACCATAACATCCGTATTAAGATTGAAAACAAAGATAGAAAATTTCCCCAAAGTCCGGCACAAAGACTACGAGAAAAAAAGCAAAAAAATGAAATAAAAGAAGTGACTTTTTCTCCAAAATCTCAGTTGCAGGCCAACTTTTTTCACCCGTTTTTTTTTTTTTGAAAAAGATGTTCTATATTTGAGCCATATTTTCGAGACAAAAGACCGAGAAAAAACTGAGCACAGTAAATGTCCATACCATGTAACACAATCATACATAAAGAATTGACCACCTAAATAATGGCTTGAAAGTTTACGTTTCGACCACAAACGACTTGTGCAAACCAGTCTCAGAAATGCCGATTCGGGAATGGACAGCGAAAGATGAATAACTAAACCACAAAAAAAGAACATAAAAACTTCACAAAAACTGTAAACCAATTAAAAGACTCTTTTATTATGGAGACAAAACAACCCAAAGCAAAAAAAGCCAAGAAAGAATCGAAAGGATTCCGTGGTATTGAATCAGCATTCCTCGTAATCGTG from Candidatus Caccoplasma merdavium encodes the following:
- a CDS encoding PorT family protein — protein: MKKSVKTICLLLVLLGISTQSRAVDFNWGVKGGINLSGSNYKGLAENIKYDNDCGFFVGPMAEISFPLGLSIDGSLLYLQRRTHFTNTADYASVNYFRHSLDIPLYLKFTFNPLKIFGIYAGVGPSFTFDFKNDNLTNKLYGLVGEENSQPNGARLINNESTVSMNFTAGVVLFKHLRAGINYRLPFGGTAKETFTEGWNDILANDFSSKSNMWQLVFSVTF
- a CDS encoding DUF4861 domain-containing protein, whose amino-acid sequence is MKRLRHLCLCLTALCIGTQLSAQEKTLYLEIGNPWEQDKTDYPVVVKTADLKCNFPIASATVYDGEQEIASQTDDLDRDGVGDEIAFLIDMPAGATKQLRLVVSSQEAAPDRYPARVYADMKIYDKSNKRNKHPKINSLSVPGTSKVYSNLYHHGPAFESELVAYRIYFDQKQTIDIYGKFNKGFEVEASGWYPDDKQLAQGFGDDVLLVSGSCGVGALKGWDAKKQKAIHIEPVAERTATILAYGPVRTVCQMAVRDWKYGDSRLNMTCRYTLYGGHRDAQVDVIFDKPLNEEIFCTGVQNVKGSQSYSDHEGLVGCWGTHWPVNDTVKYAKETVGLGAYLPQKYIVSEINDKVNYLYQVHAPKQTVMTYYITFTSMKETFGYKTPEAWFEHLQTWKTALDRPCTIKIKKK
- a CDS encoding inositol monophosphatase, producing the protein MLADLTQKVAEAARQAGRFMLQERQVFDPSRVEEKGLHDYVSYVDRETERLLVASLSALLPGSGFITEEATASHAGEPCLWIVDPLDGTTNYLHNQSPYAVSIALYGRGAGLLLGVVYEPNRDECFCAWKGGGAYLNGVRLSVSSIDDVEAAYVHLGLPYDAERFGALMTSLMARFYGHVGAVRIAGSAAMDICGVAAGRCDAYIEPSLHVWDVAAGILILQEAGGVVTDFAGKAWFDGVAGVDFPGVNGYDVLATTSLLHTDVQSYVNDCL